In one Poecilia reticulata strain Guanapo linkage group LG8, Guppy_female_1.0+MT, whole genome shotgun sequence genomic region, the following are encoded:
- the xylt2 gene encoding xylosyltransferase 2, with translation MVASVRVQKLLRRYKLVISAALMILLIQGLVVWSLRSLEEGPPEGKTRRSKLPDPNSQDSKRDKANSLSGQNRGKWSTRFERQRGTAALPQRKGGNRRAVKPGVRQKTPQERGMTAGVDGAVSHDLSSSRRNFSLDGASKLQAAGIPGEPGSVDGAHQAPNGDFMPKCDIVGKDALSALHRAGSQQCRQEMANIVCQHQAGQLMPEALPQFCPQLGVSQPVQAAGDVEFSLSKVENPVRVAFVLMVHGRAVRQLRRLIKAIYHRDHYYYIHVDKRSGYMHREVLQIAEQYPNVRATPWRMVTIWGGASLLKAYLRSMQDLLAMQEWKWDFFINLSATDFPTRTNDELVMFLSMHRDKNFLKSHGRENARFIKKQGLDRLFHECDNHMWRLGERSIPEGLEVSGGSDWFALTHRFVDYVVGSRDQLVLGLKQFYTYALLPAESFFHTVLGNSHMCDTLVDNNLRVTNWNRKLGCKCQYKHIVDWCGCSPNDFKPQDLIRIQQLTRPTFFARKFESTVNQEAIDILDTHLYGQYAPGTVAIKAYWESVFEQRDGVGSLSDVALTAYTSFFRLTLKGLMTSQSQTEACRFEPAGDPLSVHLYFYDDRFQGYLVRQEVRGVESKRRETLELWAMPQATLVFETNLKEFERLKNLEIGTDWDPKERIFRNFGGVIGPLDEPLAVQKWARGPNLTATIVWIDPAQVVAASYDITVEMDAEYTQYKPPLQHPLRPGAWTVRVLKQWKRVAEVRFLVMPLTFNNKEPLRREEDSWLHSGPPGNLYLDQSFQQLSSVLKLPPQEPAMQAARRAAQLVGRPLDAWVDSLVGAFWVIGDLCSAKTSSCPALGLCNKTTWSSLSPDPKSELGPVKSDGRIR, from the exons GGAAAAACAAGGCGGTCCAAGCTGCCTGACCCCAACAGCCAGGACTCTAAGAGAGACAAAGCAAATTCTTTGTCTGGGCAGAACAGGGGCAAATGGAGCACCAGGTTTGAGAGGCAGAGGGGAACGGCGGCCCTCCCGCAGAGGAAAGGCGGCAACCGGCGTGCGGTGAAGCCCGGCGTCAGACAGAAGACCCCCCAGGAGAGGGGGATGACGGCCGGGGTGGACGGCGCGGTCTCTCACGATCTGTCGAGCAGCCGCCGCAACTTCAGCCTGGACGGAGCATCGAAGCTGCAAGCCGCTGGGATCCCTGGGGAGCCCGGAAGCGTGGACGGCGCGCACCAGGCGCCCAACGGTGACTTCATGCCTAAATGCGACATCGTGGGCAAGGACGCGTTGTCGGCTCTGCACCGCGCAGGGTCGCAGCAGTGCCGGCAGGAGATGGCCAACATCGTGTGCCAACATCAGGCAGGGCAGCTCATGCCGGAAGCGCTGCCCCAGTTCTGCCCCCAACTCG GTGTGTCCCAGCCGGTCCAGGCTGCAGGCGACGTGGAGTTCAGCTTGTCCAAGGTGGAGAACCCGGTCAGGGTGGCATTCGTGCTGATGGTCCACGGCCGAGCCGTGCGGCAGCTCAGGCGGCTCATCAAGGCCATATACCACCGAGATCATTACTACTACATCCATGTAGACAAG CGTTCCGGCTACATGCATCGGGAGGTGCTGCAGATAGCTGAGCAGTACCCCAACGTGCGCGCCACTCCCTGGCGGATGGTCACCATCTGGGGAGGGGCCAGCCTCCTGAAAGCCTACCTGCGGAGCATGCAGGACCTGCTCGCCATGCAGGAATGGAAATGGGACTTTTTCATCAACCTCAGCGCCACAGACTTCCCGACCAG GACCAACGATGAACTGGTGATGTTTCTGTCGATGCACCGAGACAAGAACTTCCTCAAGTCGCATGGGAGAGAGAATGCAAG GTTCATCAAGAAGCAGGGCCTCGACCGGCTTTTCCACGAGTGTGACAATCACATGTGGCGTCTCGGCGAGCGCAGCATCCCAGAGGGCCTGGAGGTCTCCGGCGGCTCCGACTGGTTTGCGCTGACCCACCGCTTTGTGGACTACGTGGTTGGCTCCCGGGACCAGCTGGTGTTGGGTCTGAAGCAGTTCTACACCTACGCGCTGCTGCCCGCCGAG tcgTTTTTCCACACAGTGCTTGGTAACAGTCACATGTGTGACACCCTGGTGGACAACAACCTGCGTGTCACCAACTGGAACCGTAAGCTGGGCTGTAAATGCCAGTACAAGCACATCGTGGACTGGTGCGGCTGCTCCCCCAACGACTTCAAACCGCAAGACCTCATTCGGATTCAG CAATTGACTCGTCCGACGTTTTTCGCCCGAAAGTTTGAGTCGACGGTGAACCAGGAGGCCATAGACATCCTGGACACCCACCTGTACGGCCAGTACGCCCCGGGAACCGTCGCCATCAAGGCGTACTGGGAGAGCGTGTTCGAGCAGCGGGACGGCGTCGGCTCCCTCAGTGACGTGGCGCTCACGGCTTACACCTCTTTCTTCCGCCTGACTCTGAAGGGCCTGATGACCTCTCAGAGCCAGACAGAAGCCTGCAG GTTTGAACCAGCAGGCGACCCTCTGTCTGTCCATTTGTACTTCTACGACGACCGTTTCCAAGGCTACCTCGTTCGGCAGGAGGTGCGCGGTGTGGAGTCGAAGCGCAGGGAGACGCTGGAGCTGTGGGCCATGCCTCAAGCGACGCTCGTCTTCGAGACGAACCTCAAAGAGTTCGAGAGGCTCAAGAATCTGGAG ATTGGGACAGACTGGGATCCCAAAGAAAGGATCTTCCGTAACTTCGGCGGCGTCATCGGCCCATTAGACGAGCCGCTGGCGGTCCAGAAGTGGGCCCGCGGACCCAACCTCACGGCCACCATCGTCTGGATCGACCCGGCGCAGGTGGTGGCAGCGTCCTATGACATCACAGTGGAGATGGACGCAGAGTACACGCAGTACAAACCGCCTCTACAGCACCCCCTACGGCCCGGCGCCTGGACGGTGCGGGTTTTGAAACAGTGGAAGCGCGTAGCGGAGGTTCGATTCCTTGTGATGCCGCTgacttttaataataaagagccGCTGCGCAGAG AGGAGGACAGCTGGCTGCATTCGGGCCCTCCTGGTAACCTGTACCTGGACCAGAGCTTCCAGCAGCTGAGCTCCGTGCTGAAGCTGCCCCCTCAGGAGCCCGCCATGCAGGCGGCCCGGCGAGCCGCTCAGCTGGTGGGCCGGCCCCTGGACGCCTGGGTGGACAGCCTGGTGGGGGCGTTCTGGGTGATAGGCGACCTCTGCTCCGCCAAGACCTCCTCCTGCCCGGCCTTGGGGCTGTGCAACAAAACTACCTGGAGCTCCCTCTCCCCTGATCCAAAGTCCGAACTGGGCCCGGTCAAAAGCGACGGGCGGATCAGGTAG